In one Hydrogenimonas thermophila genomic region, the following are encoded:
- a CDS encoding foldase protein PrsA: protein MKLNTITVLLTLLASLLQAKPSCYDINLPDISSKQIELLRNIDNLNIPDKYIKKIQQRNLIFAKALQKNYMLDANDKAYLKLKLTEAMAKLYIKKRSSEFEPTEDDIKSFYIDHKDEFKPSLEANLSIMVIPSLTFADSIERELKENIENFEKLAKKYSIDDSAQIGGYIGYTKLDKFPYSLRNWIETAQKNGVSEPIKAGDYWFILKLDGKRVSSTEYKDLKPAIKKLLKKLVKREKMLEEEKCLKRSIL, encoded by the coding sequence TTGAAACTAAATACAATAACTGTGTTATTAACACTACTTGCATCTTTGTTACAAGCAAAGCCATCTTGTTATGATATTAATCTACCAGATATATCATCAAAACAAATAGAGTTATTACGTAATATTGATAACTTGAATATACCTGATAAATATATAAAAAAGATTCAACAGAGAAATCTGATTTTTGCAAAGGCACTACAAAAAAATTATATGCTTGATGCAAACGACAAAGCATATTTGAAACTAAAACTTACAGAGGCTATGGCTAAACTATATATTAAAAAGAGAAGTAGCGAGTTTGAACCTACAGAAGATGATATTAAATCTTTTTACATTGATCATAAAGATGAGTTTAAACCATCTTTAGAAGCAAATCTTTCAATTATGGTCATACCATCTTTAACTTTTGCAGACAGTATAGAAAGAGAGTTAAAAGAGAATATAGAAAACTTTGAAAAACTTGCAAAAAAATACTCAATAGATGATTCAGCTCAAATAGGTGGCTACATTGGTTACACTAAACTCGACAAATTTCCATACTCTTTACGTAATTGGATAGAAACAGCACAAAAAAATGGGGTATCTGAACCAATTAAAGCAGGAGATTACTGGTTTATCTTAAAACTTGATGGTAAAAGAGTCTCTTCTACAGAGTATAAAGATCTAAAACCTGCTATTAAAAAACTTCTTAAAAAACTAGTAAAAAGAGAAAAAATGTTAGAAGAAGAAAAATGTTTAAAGAGGTCTATTTTATGA